The Microbacterium maritypicum genome contains a region encoding:
- a CDS encoding helix-turn-helix transcriptional regulator, translated as MNSYRQDDWAASPTYPSTVNEPYLMGTGVVTADDTGTRPLSPPHSHADPMLAWCYRGSVWVHLQDARWRLAPGQGVWIPARTPHTAHHEPDSIGCYTYIPDSSLIAPIDDITRVLVPRAVQEMLLHLGINDMPTDLRVRIQSVLIEMLQQPLPEAASEWGEVPMPADERVVPLVQAVLADPGDPRSAIELFLAHGLHERTVLRIFQHDVGMSFGRWRTGVRMTLGARLIVDGTPIGAAAHRCGYATTSAFSAAFKERFGLTPRQHVARVQADAAHQLYWR; from the coding sequence ATGAACTCATATCGGCAGGACGACTGGGCGGCGAGCCCCACGTATCCGTCGACCGTGAACGAGCCGTACCTGATGGGCACCGGCGTGGTCACCGCCGACGACACCGGCACCCGCCCGCTCTCTCCGCCGCACAGCCACGCCGATCCGATGCTGGCCTGGTGCTACCGCGGCTCGGTGTGGGTGCACCTGCAGGACGCACGGTGGCGCCTCGCCCCCGGACAGGGCGTGTGGATCCCCGCGCGCACCCCGCACACGGCCCATCACGAACCCGACTCCATCGGCTGCTACACCTACATTCCCGACTCGTCGCTGATCGCCCCGATCGATGACATCACCCGGGTGCTGGTACCGCGCGCCGTGCAGGAGATGCTCCTCCATCTCGGCATCAACGACATGCCCACCGACCTGCGTGTGCGCATCCAGTCGGTGCTCATCGAGATGCTGCAGCAGCCGCTGCCCGAGGCCGCCAGCGAGTGGGGCGAGGTGCCGATGCCTGCGGATGAGCGGGTCGTCCCGCTGGTTCAGGCCGTGCTCGCCGACCCCGGTGACCCCCGCAGCGCGATCGAGCTCTTTCTCGCGCACGGGCTCCACGAGCGCACGGTGCTGCGCATCTTCCAGCACGACGTGGGCATGAGCTTCGGGCGATGGCGCACCGGCGTACGCATGACCCTCGGCGCGCGACTGATCGTCGATGGCACCCCGATCGGTGCGGCCGCGCACCGCTGCGGGTACGCCACGACGAGCGCCTTCTCCGCGGCGTTCAAGGAGCGCTTCGGCCTCACCCCTCGGCAGCACGTGGCGCGCGTGCAGGCCGACGCGGCGCACCAGCTCTACTGGCGGTGA
- a CDS encoding tyrosine-protein phosphatase, with protein sequence MTIDISTALQTTHNARELAGFPTSGGGRLASGLLFRSDALASLTDEGLQALADLRIGTVIDLRTDGERARAADRLPDDGSVTLLALPMQGGAMDEMVKKLLPAAGSAGLSVTQVAEVLKRVPTLEELYISILEASAAQFATIARTVLESSRTTRPGVLFHCTAGKDRTGLAAAILLLVAEVPREAIVADYTLTEKNLARGFAEALTGLITSLGVPLTPALTTLATKSPASAIETAMDWIIANHGDAAGYLRSGGMADEEIADLRRVLRGE encoded by the coding sequence ATGACCATCGATATCTCGACCGCTTTGCAGACGACCCACAACGCTCGTGAACTCGCCGGGTTCCCGACCTCCGGAGGCGGTCGGCTCGCATCGGGCCTCCTCTTCCGGTCGGATGCCCTCGCTTCGCTCACCGACGAGGGGCTGCAGGCGCTCGCCGACCTCCGCATCGGCACCGTGATCGATCTGCGCACCGATGGCGAGCGGGCCCGTGCCGCAGATCGTCTGCCCGATGACGGCAGCGTGACGCTGCTGGCTCTGCCCATGCAGGGCGGCGCGATGGACGAGATGGTCAAGAAGCTGCTCCCTGCGGCCGGCAGCGCCGGACTCTCGGTGACCCAGGTCGCCGAGGTGCTGAAGCGGGTGCCCACCCTGGAGGAGCTGTACATCTCGATCCTGGAGGCGAGTGCAGCGCAGTTCGCGACCATCGCCCGCACGGTGCTGGAGTCGTCCCGCACCACTCGGCCCGGCGTGCTGTTCCACTGCACCGCGGGCAAGGACCGCACCGGTCTCGCCGCCGCGATCCTGCTGCTCGTCGCCGAGGTGCCTCGAGAGGCGATCGTCGCGGATTACACGCTGACCGAGAAGAACCTCGCGCGCGGGTTCGCCGAAGCGCTCACGGGGCTGATCACCTCGCTCGGAGTTCCGCTCACCCCGGCGCTGACGACCCTGGCGACCAAGTCCCCGGCGTCGGCCATCGAGACGGCGATGGACTGGATCATCGCGAATCACGGCGATGCCGCAGGGTATCTGCGAAGCGGCGGCATGGCCGATGAGGAGATCGCCGATCTCCGCCGGGTTCTCCGCGGCGAGTAG
- a CDS encoding DsbA family protein, whose product MKNSVKATLIAIAVAIVLLIAGVVFAISQQQPTAPVEGGEPKPTVRTDSHVLDDGGEGAVTVVEFLDFECEACAAFYPVVEDLREKYDGEITYVVRYFPLPGHINSTQAALAAEAAGQQDRFEDMYHRLFETQAQWGEQSEETPEVFRGFAEELGLDMAAYDAAIADAATAERVQSDKADGEKLGVDSTPSFFVDGVKVELQEWDDVEEAIEKAVNG is encoded by the coding sequence ATGAAGAACTCTGTCAAAGCGACCCTGATCGCCATCGCCGTCGCCATCGTCCTGCTGATCGCCGGTGTCGTGTTCGCGATCAGCCAGCAACAACCCACCGCACCGGTCGAAGGCGGGGAGCCGAAGCCGACCGTCCGCACCGATTCCCATGTGCTCGACGACGGGGGCGAGGGCGCCGTCACCGTCGTCGAGTTCCTCGACTTCGAGTGCGAGGCGTGCGCGGCGTTCTACCCCGTCGTCGAAGATCTCCGAGAGAAGTACGACGGCGAGATCACCTACGTCGTGCGCTACTTCCCCCTGCCCGGTCACATCAACTCCACCCAGGCGGCCCTGGCCGCGGAGGCCGCCGGTCAGCAGGATCGCTTCGAGGACATGTACCACCGCCTGTTCGAGACCCAGGCGCAGTGGGGCGAGCAGTCCGAGGAGACGCCCGAGGTGTTCCGCGGGTTCGCCGAGGAGCTCGGCCTCGACATGGCCGCGTACGACGCGGCGATCGCGGATGCGGCCACCGCGGAGCGCGTGCAGTCCGACAAAGCCGACGGTGAGAAGCTCGGGGTGGACAGCACGCCGAGCTTCTTCGTGGATGGTGTGAAGGTCGAGCTGCAGGAGTGGGACGACGTCGAGGAGGCCATCGAGAAGGCCGTGAACGGCTGA
- a CDS encoding PPK2 family polyphosphate kinase: MDAHTWTQTLRVDEGFRLADLDPDAKPGYDQGKARGVADLAARLADLNVLQERLFAESRAGVAKDAVLLVLQAMDSAGKGGIVRHVVGGVDPQGVALAAFKAPTAEEREHDFLWRIEKRLPDPGFIGVFDRSHYEDVLIGRVRELAPPAEIERRYDAINEFEARVAASGTRIVKVMLHISPEEQKTRLMERLDRPDKHWKYNPGDVDERLVWPQYMQAYQTVFDRTSTAVAPWHVIPANAKWYARLAVQELLLAALEDIDPEWPRADFDVESEKKRLAAS; the protein is encoded by the coding sequence ATGGACGCGCACACCTGGACGCAGACGCTGCGAGTCGACGAGGGATTCCGCCTCGCCGATCTCGACCCGGACGCCAAGCCCGGATACGACCAGGGCAAGGCTCGCGGGGTCGCCGACCTCGCCGCCCGCCTGGCAGACCTGAACGTGCTGCAGGAGCGGCTGTTCGCCGAGAGCCGTGCCGGAGTGGCCAAGGATGCGGTGCTCCTGGTGCTTCAGGCCATGGACTCCGCCGGCAAGGGCGGGATCGTGCGGCACGTGGTCGGGGGTGTCGACCCGCAGGGTGTCGCGCTCGCCGCGTTCAAGGCGCCGACGGCCGAGGAGCGCGAGCACGACTTCCTCTGGCGCATCGAGAAGCGTCTGCCCGATCCCGGTTTCATCGGCGTCTTCGACCGCTCCCACTACGAGGACGTGCTGATCGGACGGGTTCGCGAGCTCGCCCCGCCCGCGGAGATCGAGCGCCGCTACGACGCGATCAACGAGTTCGAGGCCCGCGTCGCGGCATCCGGTACGCGCATCGTCAAGGTCATGCTGCACATCTCGCCCGAAGAGCAGAAGACGCGGCTGATGGAACGCCTCGACCGTCCGGACAAGCACTGGAAGTACAACCCGGGCGATGTGGATGAGCGGTTGGTGTGGCCGCAGTACATGCAGGCCTACCAGACCGTGTTCGATCGCACCTCGACCGCGGTGGCTCCGTGGCACGTGATTCCGGCGAACGCCAAGTGGTACGCGCGACTGGCCGTGCAGGAGCTGCTGCTCGCGGCGCTGGAGGACATCGACCCCGAGTGGCCGCGCGCCGACTTCGACGTCGAGTCCGAGAAGAAACGCTTGGCCGCCAGCTGA
- the arfB gene encoding alternative ribosome rescue aminoacyl-tRNA hydrolase ArfB, with product MPSAHRPGLRVSSGLTIPEAELSWRFSRSSGPGGQGVNTADSRAELVWDAANSAVLSPHQRERLLDRLSGRLVDGVLTIAASEHRAQLRNRDAARDRLVALVAEALRPPAPPRRPTKPSRGSKERRLKAKQRRTDVKSLRRRPRDD from the coding sequence ATGCCTTCCGCCCATCGCCCCGGTCTGCGGGTCTCGTCGGGTCTCACGATCCCCGAGGCCGAGCTGTCGTGGCGCTTCTCGCGGTCTTCCGGGCCCGGAGGGCAGGGCGTGAACACCGCGGATTCCCGCGCGGAACTCGTCTGGGATGCGGCGAACTCCGCGGTGCTCTCGCCGCATCAGCGGGAACGGCTCCTCGACCGGTTGAGCGGCCGTCTGGTGGATGGCGTGCTGACGATCGCCGCATCCGAGCACCGCGCGCAGCTGCGTAACAGGGACGCGGCGCGGGACCGGCTCGTCGCTCTGGTGGCCGAGGCGCTGCGCCCGCCGGCACCTCCGCGACGTCCGACGAAGCCGAGTCGGGGATCGAAGGAGCGTCGGCTTAAGGCCAAGCAGCGGCGCACCGACGTCAAGAGCCTGCGTCGGCGTCCCCGCGACGACTGA
- a CDS encoding FecCD family ABC transporter permease, translating to MTSEMSLATHDGTDVSNTGAGSRTDDSPHRNGTLVTGLVTSVAVLVIAAIASLAVGSRAIDPATVLQSLFSYDDENPLHLMILELRVPRTLLGIVVGAALAVCGGLIQAFTRNPLADPGILGVNAGASFAVTFAVGVLGFTTPGAYVPFALGGAFVLTVLVYILGSFGASGATPMKLTLAGVALGAAFTGFTTAIVLRDHSTLQVMRFWGVGSIGGRTLDQLTWVVPLIVAGLLIGLLCARSLNALALGDDLAQALGARVRVTRILVIIAVTLLAGTSVAAAGPIAFVGLMIPHVVRWFTGPDQRWVLAYSMIIGPAFLLFADILGRIVLPNGEMRVGIVTALLGAPILIVLVRRKRVSGL from the coding sequence GTGACCTCCGAGATGTCCCTGGCGACGCACGACGGCACGGACGTCTCGAACACGGGTGCGGGGAGTCGCACGGACGACTCCCCGCACCGCAACGGGACGCTCGTGACGGGACTGGTCACCTCCGTGGCGGTGCTGGTCATCGCCGCCATCGCCTCGCTCGCGGTCGGCAGCCGTGCGATCGACCCTGCCACCGTGCTGCAGTCCCTCTTCTCGTACGACGACGAGAACCCGCTTCATCTGATGATCCTGGAGCTGCGTGTGCCCCGCACGCTGCTCGGCATCGTCGTGGGTGCTGCTCTCGCCGTGTGCGGTGGCCTGATCCAGGCGTTCACCCGCAACCCGCTGGCCGACCCCGGCATCCTCGGGGTCAACGCCGGTGCATCGTTCGCCGTCACCTTCGCGGTCGGCGTGCTCGGGTTCACCACCCCCGGCGCCTACGTGCCCTTCGCCCTCGGCGGAGCCTTCGTCCTCACCGTGCTCGTCTACATCCTCGGCTCGTTCGGCGCTTCGGGCGCGACCCCCATGAAGCTCACTCTCGCCGGCGTCGCCCTCGGTGCGGCCTTCACCGGATTCACCACCGCGATCGTGCTCCGCGACCACAGCACCCTGCAGGTCATGCGCTTCTGGGGTGTCGGCTCGATCGGCGGACGCACCCTCGACCAGCTCACCTGGGTCGTGCCCCTGATCGTCGCAGGCCTGCTGATCGGACTGCTGTGCGCGCGCTCCCTGAACGCCCTGGCCCTCGGCGACGACCTGGCGCAGGCCCTCGGCGCCCGTGTGCGGGTGACCCGCATCCTCGTCATCATCGCCGTCACCCTGCTGGCCGGGACCAGCGTCGCCGCCGCCGGCCCCATCGCCTTCGTCGGGCTCATGATCCCGCACGTCGTGCGCTGGTTCACCGGTCCCGATCAGCGCTGGGTGCTCGCCTACTCCATGATCATCGGCCCCGCCTTCCTGCTGTTCGCCGACATCCTCGGGCGCATCGTGCTCCCCAACGGCGAGATGCGCGTCGGCATCGTCACCGCCCTTCTCGGAGCCCCGATCCTGATCGTGCTCGTGCGCCGCAAGCGGGTGAGCGGGCTGTGA
- a CDS encoding PLD nuclease N-terminal domain-containing protein, with translation MARLLIVGGFLAAVFWVFSIVDCAVQPATRHRGVSKPVWLAIVVILPVIGGILWFVIGRRRANDPGVRPVIAPDDDPAFLRSISKTEQDARIRRLEEELARLDEETDEPPATDQRP, from the coding sequence GTGGCGAGACTACTGATCGTCGGCGGCTTCCTCGCCGCCGTGTTCTGGGTGTTCAGCATCGTCGACTGCGCAGTGCAGCCGGCGACGCGGCACCGTGGTGTGTCCAAGCCCGTCTGGCTCGCGATCGTGGTGATCCTCCCCGTGATCGGCGGCATCCTCTGGTTCGTGATCGGCCGCCGGCGCGCGAACGATCCCGGTGTCCGTCCGGTGATCGCACCGGATGACGACCCCGCGTTCCTCCGCAGCATCAGCAAGACCGAGCAGGATGCGCGCATCCGCCGTCTCGAAGAGGAGCTCGCCCGTCTGGACGAGGAGACCGACGAGCCTCCCGCCACGGACCAGCGCCCGTGA
- the menD gene encoding 2-succinyl-5-enolpyruvyl-6-hydroxy-3-cyclohexene-1-carboxylic-acid synthase, with protein sequence MDAAASLIADLVAQGVRDIVVSPGSRSQALALAAVRAADDGHVRVHVRIDERVAGFTALGIARETRVPAAVVCTSGTAVANLLPAVMEAFHSGVPMLLLTADRPPELRGVGANQATIQNALFQPWVRDELDAPVPGDGEWTGLAEQAVAAAMGAREVESGLRGIAGPVHLNLPSREPLSGDLPSVVVLRGEAPEALRDEPFVLDRGPRTVVIAGADAGPDAEEIAHSGGWPLIAEIVSGARFGRQVVHGYRRLLAREDLGGRIERVVVLGHPTLSREVASLLSRHDVDVVAVHRGGEELNLNHRTRGVDAVIVAPGAVDRTWLGEWMRASAAEIVDLSEHAPDPEALASTDFAARREAVKAELDAVRRPLDRELLADAVWRATWPHDRLVFGSSRLVRVADQVLGGKKVPVHANRGLAGIDGTIATATGIAIASQAAGAPGVTRVLLGDLAFLHDVGALLLPPDETEPRLQVIVGNDGGGTIFDSLEVASSARPGDLDRAFYTPHTVRFEHLALAYGWEYQRVTTRTALDQALTSPRGGLQIIEVPLER encoded by the coding sequence ATGGATGCTGCGGCGTCCCTGATCGCCGACCTCGTCGCCCAGGGCGTGCGCGACATCGTGGTGTCTCCGGGCTCGCGTTCGCAGGCCCTCGCGCTCGCCGCGGTGCGTGCCGCCGACGACGGACACGTGCGCGTGCACGTGCGCATCGACGAGCGTGTCGCCGGTTTCACGGCACTCGGCATCGCTCGCGAGACCCGAGTGCCGGCCGCGGTGGTGTGCACCTCGGGGACGGCCGTCGCCAACCTCCTTCCCGCGGTGATGGAGGCGTTCCACTCCGGGGTGCCGATGCTGCTGCTCACCGCCGACCGTCCGCCCGAGCTGCGCGGGGTCGGCGCCAACCAGGCGACGATCCAGAACGCTCTGTTCCAGCCGTGGGTGCGCGACGAGCTCGATGCTCCGGTGCCGGGTGACGGCGAGTGGACCGGGCTCGCCGAACAGGCCGTGGCCGCCGCGATGGGTGCTCGCGAGGTCGAGAGCGGCCTCCGTGGCATCGCCGGACCAGTGCATCTGAATCTTCCGTCCAGAGAGCCCCTCTCGGGCGATCTGCCCTCCGTCGTCGTCCTCAGGGGCGAGGCGCCCGAGGCGCTGCGCGACGAACCCTTCGTGCTCGACCGCGGGCCGCGCACCGTCGTGATCGCGGGCGCCGACGCCGGTCCCGATGCCGAAGAGATCGCGCACTCCGGGGGCTGGCCGCTGATCGCCGAGATCGTGAGCGGTGCGCGGTTCGGGCGGCAGGTCGTGCACGGCTACCGTCGCCTGCTGGCCCGGGAGGATCTCGGCGGACGCATCGAACGGGTCGTCGTGCTCGGGCACCCGACGCTCAGCCGCGAGGTCGCGTCGCTCCTCTCCCGTCACGACGTGGATGTGGTGGCGGTGCACCGCGGCGGCGAGGAACTCAACCTCAACCACCGCACGCGCGGGGTCGACGCCGTCATCGTCGCCCCCGGCGCCGTCGACCGCACCTGGCTCGGCGAGTGGATGCGGGCGTCCGCTGCGGAGATCGTCGATCTGAGCGAGCACGCCCCCGATCCCGAGGCGCTGGCCTCCACCGACTTCGCGGCGCGCAGGGAGGCGGTGAAGGCCGAGCTCGACGCGGTCCGCCGTCCGCTCGACCGTGAACTGCTCGCCGACGCGGTGTGGCGCGCCACCTGGCCGCACGACCGTCTGGTGTTCGGCTCCTCCCGGCTCGTCCGGGTCGCCGATCAGGTGCTGGGCGGCAAGAAGGTCCCCGTCCACGCCAACCGCGGCCTCGCCGGCATCGACGGCACGATCGCCACCGCGACCGGCATCGCCATCGCCAGTCAGGCCGCCGGTGCGCCCGGGGTCACCAGGGTGCTGCTGGGCGACCTCGCGTTCCTGCACGACGTCGGCGCCCTGTTGCTGCCGCCCGACGAGACAGAGCCCCGACTGCAGGTCATCGTCGGCAACGACGGCGGGGGGACGATCTTCGACTCCCTCGAGGTGGCGTCTTCCGCCCGCCCCGGCGACCTCGACCGCGCCTTCTACACGCCGCACACCGTCCGCTTCGAGCACCTCGCCCTCGCCTACGGCTGGGAGTATCAGCGGGTCACCACCCGCACGGCACTCGATCAGGCGCTGACCTCGCCCCGCGGCGGACTTCAGATCATTGAGGTGCCGCTGGAGCGTTGA
- a CDS encoding bifunctional lysylphosphatidylglycerol flippase/synthetase MprF — translation MTEEHSPSPRPWIAVVRRIPATLTMVLLILVVGIIWGGLWSPFEDTALFKTVAYGLPNLVDGKWWTPVTGTFFVNQPWVYVFTIAGFWGMAYLEYRRGSRVAVAYYAIGQLFAIFATALLLYLLSQFPWAWATEQAQALDVGASGGTMACIAAAVGLFRPPWRVRGWLILLGFVFIAMLFWGKVADLEHLLAVLLILVVDRTLRVRHTTVREQRLIAVVAMLVLGAVEIITTLLPTDGPFGPTEPVSGGFISLAIDLVVILVLVNGLRRGRRFAWVLALLLGIFNVVIAALVLTLITVFSQAQLDVRWDGETELELANGFLWLIMLVYLVWVRRAFRAKRRAKLGIQPAPTVDDVKHELRTHGGGTLSWMTTWDGNNYARVNGGIVAYQRRNGVALALADPIGPSEARAEAVTDFIHAAELAGLVPCFFSADEATRAAVPPSWRSIVVADDTIVDLPGLEFTGKRWNSVRTSLNKAGREDMTFRMTQLKAESWGVQQQLRAISEAWVGDKDLPEMRFTLGTLDEAEDPEVRLALALAPNGDVDGFLSWLPVYGDEGAVRGWTLDLMRRREGGFGPVMEYLIGSSARQFADEGAQIMSLSGAPLAHDYPPDAGMIAALSDRLADALEPVYGFGSLHRFKQKFHPRYETMYLLFRDESDLTRIGGALTRAFLPDATLRQFAGAGLELVRGGKD, via the coding sequence ATGACTGAGGAGCACTCCCCCTCTCCGCGTCCGTGGATCGCCGTCGTCCGGCGGATCCCGGCGACCCTCACGATGGTGCTGCTCATCCTCGTGGTGGGGATCATCTGGGGTGGACTCTGGTCGCCCTTCGAAGACACGGCGCTGTTCAAGACCGTCGCCTACGGACTGCCGAACCTCGTCGACGGCAAGTGGTGGACGCCCGTCACCGGCACGTTCTTCGTGAATCAGCCCTGGGTGTACGTGTTCACGATCGCCGGCTTCTGGGGAATGGCCTACCTGGAGTACCGTCGCGGATCGCGCGTGGCGGTGGCCTACTACGCGATCGGTCAGCTGTTCGCGATCTTCGCCACCGCACTGCTGCTGTACCTGCTCTCGCAGTTCCCCTGGGCCTGGGCTACCGAGCAGGCGCAGGCGCTCGACGTGGGGGCGTCCGGCGGCACCATGGCGTGCATCGCCGCAGCGGTCGGCCTCTTCCGCCCGCCGTGGAGGGTGCGCGGCTGGCTCATCCTGCTCGGCTTCGTGTTCATCGCGATGCTCTTCTGGGGCAAGGTCGCCGACCTCGAGCACCTGCTCGCCGTGCTGCTGATCCTCGTCGTGGACCGCACGCTGCGGGTTCGGCACACCACCGTGCGCGAGCAGCGGCTGATCGCGGTCGTGGCGATGCTGGTGCTCGGCGCGGTCGAGATCATCACCACGCTCCTGCCGACGGACGGCCCGTTCGGCCCGACGGAACCCGTCTCCGGCGGATTCATCAGCCTCGCGATCGACCTGGTCGTGATCCTCGTGCTCGTGAACGGCCTGCGCCGGGGCCGACGCTTCGCGTGGGTGCTCGCGCTCCTGCTCGGGATCTTCAACGTCGTGATCGCCGCCCTCGTGCTCACCCTGATCACCGTGTTCAGCCAAGCTCAGCTCGACGTGCGCTGGGATGGAGAGACCGAGCTCGAGCTGGCCAACGGCTTCCTCTGGCTGATCATGCTCGTGTACCTGGTCTGGGTGCGCCGTGCCTTCCGGGCCAAGCGCCGTGCGAAGCTCGGCATCCAGCCCGCGCCCACCGTGGACGACGTGAAGCACGAGCTGCGCACGCACGGCGGCGGAACGCTCTCGTGGATGACGACGTGGGACGGCAACAACTACGCCAGGGTGAACGGCGGCATCGTGGCCTATCAGCGCCGCAACGGTGTGGCACTGGCACTGGCGGATCCGATCGGCCCCTCGGAGGCGCGCGCCGAGGCCGTCACCGACTTCATCCACGCGGCCGAGCTGGCCGGTCTCGTCCCCTGCTTCTTCAGCGCGGACGAAGCCACCCGCGCCGCTGTGCCCCCGAGCTGGCGGAGCATCGTCGTCGCCGACGACACGATCGTCGACCTGCCGGGACTGGAGTTCACGGGCAAGCGCTGGAACTCGGTGCGCACATCGCTCAACAAGGCCGGCCGGGAGGACATGACCTTCCGGATGACGCAGCTCAAGGCGGAGTCCTGGGGTGTGCAGCAGCAGCTGCGTGCGATCTCGGAGGCCTGGGTCGGCGACAAGGATCTGCCTGAGATGCGCTTCACCCTCGGCACGCTCGATGAGGCCGAGGACCCGGAGGTGCGGCTCGCCCTGGCCCTCGCGCCCAACGGCGACGTCGACGGGTTCCTCTCCTGGCTGCCCGTGTACGGCGACGAGGGTGCCGTGCGCGGCTGGACCCTCGACCTCATGCGTCGCAGGGAGGGCGGCTTCGGACCGGTGATGGAGTACCTGATCGGATCCTCGGCACGGCAGTTCGCCGACGAGGGTGCGCAGATCATGTCGCTCTCAGGAGCCCCCCTCGCCCACGACTATCCGCCGGACGCCGGGATGATCGCCGCCCTGAGCGACCGGTTGGCCGATGCCCTGGAACCGGTGTACGGCTTCGGATCGCTGCATCGGTTCAAGCAGAAGTTCCACCCCCGGTACGAGACCATGTATCTCCTCTTCCGCGACGAGAGCGACCTCACCCGCATCGGTGGAGCACTCACGAGGGCGTTCCTACCGGATGCGACGCTGCGACAGTTCGCGGGTGCCGGGCTCGAACTCGTGCGGGGCGGGAAGGACTGA
- a CDS encoding iron-siderophore ABC transporter substrate-binding protein, whose translation MSHASARPKIRRGSALVAAAVAAALTLAGCSSAPEESRTDSAATDGVVIEHGHGKTVIPEKPQRIVTLGWMSADIVAALGTNPVGMEEVWGAGESGYQPWFEDYVTEEYGETPEIIPFLEDGPNYEAIKELKPDLILSLYSGVSDIEYERLTEIAPTVPYIEGPWNPGTWEDMTRTVGKALSEEDKADELIAETEEQITTLAGAHPEFEDKTFVWGLTLNEGGTDLGVYLEYDPRVRITEALGFTSTSAMDSFLKTAEGDNWYTGVSLENLYDVEADLFAAWGGSADEGAYTVENKVMSRWNPIANGSYVIYGDAAEASAISAPTVLSLKYVLPKYVDDLAAALQGEPTITGK comes from the coding sequence ATGTCGCACGCTTCTGCGCGCCCGAAGATCCGCCGAGGCTCGGCCCTCGTCGCCGCGGCCGTCGCCGCCGCCCTCACCCTCGCCGGATGCTCGTCCGCCCCGGAGGAATCCCGCACCGACTCCGCCGCAACGGACGGCGTCGTCATCGAGCACGGCCACGGGAAGACCGTGATCCCCGAGAAGCCGCAGCGCATCGTCACCCTCGGGTGGATGTCGGCGGACATCGTCGCCGCACTCGGCACCAACCCCGTGGGCATGGAAGAGGTCTGGGGCGCGGGCGAGAGCGGCTACCAGCCCTGGTTCGAGGACTACGTCACCGAGGAGTACGGCGAGACCCCCGAGATCATCCCGTTCCTCGAAGACGGCCCCAACTACGAGGCGATCAAGGAGCTCAAGCCCGACCTGATCCTGAGCCTCTACTCGGGAGTCTCCGACATCGAGTACGAGCGCCTCACCGAGATCGCCCCGACCGTCCCCTACATCGAGGGCCCCTGGAACCCGGGCACGTGGGAGGACATGACCCGCACGGTCGGCAAGGCGCTGTCGGAGGAGGACAAGGCCGACGAGCTGATCGCCGAGACCGAGGAGCAGATCACCACCCTCGCCGGCGCGCACCCCGAGTTCGAGGACAAGACGTTCGTGTGGGGTCTGACCCTGAACGAGGGCGGCACCGATCTGGGCGTCTACCTCGAGTACGACCCCCGCGTGCGCATCACCGAAGCACTCGGCTTCACCTCGACCTCGGCGATGGACAGCTTCCTCAAGACCGCCGAGGGCGACAACTGGTACACCGGCGTGAGCCTCGAGAACCTCTACGACGTGGAGGCCGACCTGTTCGCCGCCTGGGGCGGCAGCGCCGACGAAGGGGCCTACACGGTCGAGAACAAGGTGATGTCGCGCTGGAACCCGATCGCCAACGGCTCCTACGTGATCTACGGCGACGCCGCCGAGGCCTCGGCCATCAGCGCGCCCACCGTGCTCTCGCTGAAGTACGTCCTGCCGAAGTACGTCGACGACCTCGCCGCCGCGCTGCAGGGCGAACCGACCATCACCGGCAAGTGA